AATGACTATGGTAATGCTGTATTAAATGAGGACGGGACTCCAAAGAAGATCCCAGGAGAAGGGGTTACTGAAGAGCTTTGGGAGGAGATGCTATCATATGCCAAGGAAAAGGGATTGAAGGGTGGCAATTTTAAAAAGCTGAACCTCCCCTTTGAAAATAAACTTCTAGGCCAGTCTCGTGAAGTGAGAGAGCGCATGGCCAAAAGAGTCGAGGATTTTGTTTATCACCTCTTGACGGATGTATTTAATGCAACGGATACTGCCCAGCTTGCAATAGATCTTATATGCGAGAAGGGAAGTTATGATCTTGGTCCTAAAGCTGAAAGGATTGAGAATCCAGAGGAGTGGACCGAGGAAAAAATTAGGGAAAAGGCAAAGGCCATATCTAGAGACAGAGGACCTGAGGGAGATTTCGATGATTGATTAAACCATTCTTTCGTTGGCCACGCTTATTTGATGGACACGGGAGAATGGGCTTCGGAGTAAGAGGTGCGAATTATAGGTGGGCGGATTGGTGGAATTAGACTGAAATCTCCTAAAGGGAGGGGAACGAGGCCAACTACAGACAGGGTTAGAGAGGCTATTTTTAACCGGCTCGAACATGTGCTCCTGGACAGAGGAGGATTTGAGGGAAAAAAGATTCTAGATCTTTTTTCCGGGACAGGGGCCCTTGGCATAGAGGCCTTGTCAAGGGGCGCAGAGCTTGCTGTTTTTGTTGAATCAAATAGATATGTCTTTGATATTTTAAGAGAAAATTTAAAGATTTCTTCGATGATCGACAGGGCCAAACCCTTTTGTCTGGATCTCATTAAGAGGGACTTTCCTTGGCGAAAGATAAAAAGCCTCGGGCCCTTTGATGTTATTTTCGCAGATCCACCTTATGGAAAAGGTATGTCAACTATGGCACTAAATAGAGTTATGTCCCACGACATATTATCATTTGGCGGGATATTTGTTTTAGAAGAAGAATGGGGTAAGGGACCAAGTGGAGAATCCTTTGGTTTGAGGGATTTAGGAGCACGAAGATACGGAAGAACTGTTGTACATTTGTGGGAAAGGAGAGATGAAAAAGAAGATAGTATATCCAGGGACATTTGATCCAGTAACAAATGGACATCTCGATCTCATTGAGAGGGCTCTGAAGATCTTTGATGAGGTTATTGTTGCCATTGGAGAAAACCCTTTGAAAACTCCAATTTTTTCGGTGGAAGAGCGTTTAGATCTCCTCCGCAATACTGCCGGAAAGGATCCACGAGTCAAGGTCATGAGTTTTGATGGGCTTGTAGTAGATTTTGCAAAAAAAATCGGTGCCTGTGCTATCTTGAGGGGGCTTAGGGCAGTGTCTGACTTTGATTCTGAACTTCAAAGGGCCCTCATGAATAGAAAGCTTTCTCGCGATATAGAGACAGTATTTTTGATGACTGGTTTTAGATGGATCTTTATAAGTTCAACTATTGTAAAAGAGGCAGCAAAATTTGGTGGCGATCTGAGCGGACTTGTACCAAAGCTCGTTGAAGAGAGGCTTAAAGAGAAGTTTCAAAGATAACTCACAGGATTCCGTACCTGTCTCGTCGTACGAATCTTGTACCTCCTGGATATATTTGGCAGCCTTTGGGCCTACACAGAGAAGTCTAAGGTACAATTTGAGGTGCTGGCTATTGGCACCCCTTTGATTGATTACACGTTTCGTCAAATATCTCTGCGCTGAAAATCAATATTTTGGTATCAGGGTCTTTCCAGCAACCAGGATATAAGCCCGCTTTTATACACGTCTGGTCAAGAAATTGGATTCTATCCCAGCCGTACTCTACTGCCACCTGTGGCAACAGTACCCCTCCATAAGGTCCTTTAATAATGTAAATACCATGGGTGCCCACCTCTATCTCCTCTATAGAACTGATTTCCTTTAAAGGAGATAGGACCGAGATCTCTATTTCTATTGCTTTAAATTCATCTGGGCTTAGGGGTTTGAATCTAGGGTCATGAAACGCAGCCTGTATAGCCATGTCTGACACTACCTCGATAAGGGGCTTGTTGGTAACGAAGGTGCCAATGCAGCCTCTGAGGCTACCTTTGATTTTTAATGTTACAAATGCCCCTCGAGGCTCAAGAAGTTCCTTGTCTGTAATGGCAGGTAGCATTAATGGGCTATCAAAGAGTTCAGATGCAATGGAATCCCTTGCAATTTTTATTAATAATTTTTTTTGCTCAGTTTTTAACATGATACACCTCGAAAATACTAATAACAGGTAGAAGGCAGAAGGTAGAAGGAAGAAGTTAAAAAAGTTTTTTCCTTCAACTCAACACTCAAAACTCAACATCTTTAAAATGCTTCTCCCTTCTTCCTTCTCTCTAATTAAATCACAGTCGCCAGTGTACTATGCCTGTGCCTTTAAAAGTATGTAAAGGTATTACTGATTTTACATCCATTATTACTCCTTTGTTTTTCTTTTTAAAAGAATCCACTATTTCATTAAGCATAGAAACATATTCTTTATGAGGGACTGCTAATATAAGTGCATCGACATCTAATGGGACTTCTGTTTCAGGTTCTATAGAGAAGACTTCCTTTATTTCCTCTTTGGCTGCAAGTGGATCGTGGATCTTCGGTACTATTCCATAATCCCTTATTTCATTTACTATGTCTACTACCCTGGTATTCCTAATATCAGGACAATTTTCTTTAAATGTGACCCCAAGCACTGCAACTTTTGCCTGTTCAACTGGGATTCGTTGTCTTAAAAGCTCTTTTATAGTCCTTTGAGCAACGTATATGCCCATAGAATCATTGATTCTTCTGCCTGCGAGTATGACTTCTGGATGGTAACCAATTCGTTTTGCGAGGTGGGTTAGATAGTAGGGGTCGACCCCAATACAGTGGCCCCCAACAAGGCCTGGTCTAAAAGGCAAGAAGTTCCATTTTGTCCCTGCCGCTTTAAGTACCTCTAGGGTATCGATACCAAGTCTGTTGAATATGAGAGCTAGTTCATTCATTAGGGCAATATTGAGATCCCTTTGAGTATTCTCAATAACTTTTGCTGCCTCAGCAACCTTTATGCTTGGGGCCCTATAAACTCCGGCCTCTACCACCATTTCATAAGTGTTGGCTACAAATTCTAGTGTCTGGGGGTCTTGGGCTGACACAACCTTTACGATCTTTTCAAGGGTATGGTCAGGGTCACCTGGATTGATTCGTTCTGGAGAATAGCCTACCTTAAAATCTGTTCCGCATTTTAGCCCTGAATATTTCTCTAAAATAGGAACGCAAAATTCTTCTGTGACCCCTGGATAGACTGTGGATTCATAGACAACTACTGTCCCCTTCGACAAATTTTTGCCTGTAATGATGGATGCCCCTTCAAGATAGCTGAGGTCAGGGGCCTTACTTTCATCGATAGGAGTTGGTACAGCTATAATGATCATTTCAACGCCGTTGAGCAGTGACGCATCGTTAGTAAATTTCACTAGTTGACTTGCCTTAAAATCTGCCTGAGTAATTAGCCCTGCAGGGTCAACTCCATTTTTGTAACTTTCAATCTTTCTTTTATCTACATCAAAGCCAATAGTTCTAACCTTTGTGCCGAAGGCAAGGGCCAGTGGAAGACCAACATAGCCAAGACCAACAATACCCACTGATTTTGCTTGCATAATACCTACTCCTTGAATTATTTTTTATTTACCTGATAATTTTGAACAGAACAGCTTGAGATAACCAAGCTTAAACTCTGATTAGGCAGCTTGCAAGTTTGCCAAAGATCGAAGCCAAAGAGGAGCCTATAAACGTTCATGTGCCAATTAGCACAGCTCGTAGGATGAAACGGGAAAAGATGGAGAAGGGAGAAGAAAATTCAAGATTCAAAATTCAAGATTTCAGGACCGATCCCAGTTGGCCGCAGGGCTTTGGTGTGGGCAGTGCTTGCTTCTACCTTCTTCCTTCTACCTTATGTAAAGAGCGAGAAGTACGTATTGTCCATGGGAAATCATTATATCTTTAATTAGTATTTTTAGCTATGACAACGATCTACACATATATACATGGGATGTTGCCAATCAAGAATTTACTATTATTTGCATTTATAGCTGTTTTATCCTGGCTCAGTATATGGATTACCAAGAAATTCATTGTCCGAAGCCTCCACTTTTGGATAAAAAAGACAAAGACAGATATTGATGACGTTCTTGTACAGCATGGAGTTTTAGACACTTTAATATATCTTGCTCCGGCTCTTGTCATCTATTATGGGTCCCATTTATTTCCAAATGTGTCCCCTATGATTCAGCGCGTAGTGAGTGCGTACTGTTTTTTCATATTAATTCTCGTCATTGATAGGGTGTTGTCTGCGGCTCTTTCCATTTATGAGCGATATCCAATATCAAGAAAGAGACCAATTAAAGGCTATATCCAGATAATAAAGATATTCTTTTATGTAATGGGGACTGTGCTCATAGTATGTGTACTAATTGATCAGTCTCCATGGGCTATTTTGAGTGGAATAGGCGCCCTAACTGCAGTACTACTTCTAGTATTTAGGGATACCATACTTTCCTTTGTTGCCAGCATTCAGATTGTAACCAATGATCTCATCCATGTAGGAGATTGGATTGAAATGCCTCAATATGGGGCAGACGGTGAGGTTATTGAACTAGCCCTTCATACAGTAAAGGTCCAAAACTGGGATAAAACTATAACAACAATCCCTACTTACAAACTCATCCAGGATTCTTTTAAAAATTGGCGGGGTATGGAAGAATCTGGTGGGCGGAGGATAAAGCGATCAATATTGATTGATCAGTTGAGTATACGATTTTTAGAAGATGAAGAAATAGAACGATTAAAGAAGATTAAGATATTAAGGCCATATCTGGAGCAAAAGGAAAGAGAACTGAGAGAATACAATTCGGCCCATGGTATTTCGGAGACGGACAGCCCTGTTAACGGTAGAAGGCTCACAAACATAGGTACTTTTAGGGCCTATTGTGTTGCCTACCTTAAAGAACATCCTCTTATAAGAAAGGATATGACTTTTTTAGTCAGACAACTGCCTCCATCCCCACAGGGGCTACCATTGGAGATATACGTTTTTTCCGCTGATACAAGATGGGCGAATTATGAGGCAATTCAGGCAGACATATTTGACCACCTCTTGTCTGCAATCTCAGAGTTTGATCTTCGAGTGTTTCAATATCCATCAGGACATGATTTATTAATTACTAGAACAATAACGAAATAGTTTTTGACTAAGTATTTCCTTGATAGCTCTAGTCAAATCGTGGACTGAAAATGGCTTTTTCAAAAACATGGTCAATTCTGGATCGAGATCCACGTCCATGGCAATATCTATAGGATAGCCTGATATAATTATTCCAGGAAGTTCAGGATAAAATGCCCTTGCCTCTTTTAATAGTCTTTTGCCGTCCATTCCGAGGAGTGCAAGGTCTGCTATCAGTAGATCAGGTTCATATTCGCTATATCGAAGAATGTTGATAGCCTCTTCCCCTAATCTTGTCTTGATTACCCTTGCCCCCAGGGATTCTAAATGACCGGCTAGAGTTTCTCTTATCATGTCTTCATCTTCAACAAGTAAAATAGTCAGATTGGAAAAATCCTTGGGCTGGGGATTAAATAATACCTTCTCTCCATCCGGATTAGGTAAAATATCCATATCTTCATGGATAGCCGGCACATAGAAATACACAGAAGTTCCGTATCCAACTGAACTCTCTATAAAAACCTTTCCTCCAAGTTGTTTCGCGATTCCGTGGACAAGAAATAGTCCAAGCCCTTTTCCTTCTCCAAAAGGCTTAGTGGTGAAAAATGGTTCAAAGGCTCGCTCAAGTACCTCTCTACTCATACCACAGCCAAAATCTCTGATTTTAAAATAACAATATTCTCCAGGAGTGAGTTGGAGTCTGTCGGCTTCGTCCTGGAAGAATTGTTTTTTTCCTGTCTCGATAATTATAGAGCCTCCATTAGGCATGGAGTCTTTTGCATTTGATAAAATATTTATAAGTGCCTGACAAAGTAAGTCTTTATCTGCGAGAGCGACCAGCTTTTCAGAAGGAGTTTCAATTGAAACTTTTATGCCATCTTCTTCCCAGCCTTTGAGCAGTGCTACCACTTCATTTGCAACTGTATTTAAGTTAATTGGACCCAAAGCTATAGGAGCCTTTTTGCTAAAAGCAAGGAGATTGCGGGTGATTTTAGAGGCCCTTTTAGCGGTTTTTTGAATAGCCATCACCTTTTTTCTTAATTGAGCTTCCTCGGATATATCCATCAAAAGGAGTTCACATTGGCCAAGAATTGCCATGAGAAGATTGTTAAATTCATGTGCAATACCACCGGCTAACCTTCCTATGGCCTCCATTTTTTGCGCAGTCCGTAGCTGAGATTCCAGTTTTCTTCTTTCCGTAATGTCAACCCCTGTACAAACTATGGCATCGACAGCATTGTTGTCATCTATAAGTGAAGTCAGGGTCCAAGAGACATTGATAATGGCCCCATTTTTTGTTTCACAATTTATTTCGATTGGGCCTGCTTTATCAAACGTTAGGGCAACACTAAATGCCTTTTGCATGGCGGCCTTATCACTTTTTTGAATAAGTACTTCCCAGATTTTCTTGCCCACTAGTTCTGATTCACTTCTTTTCGTAATCTCAGCTACTACTCGATTTATTTTCTGTATATTACCAGATGAGTCTGCGATAACTAAAAGGATATTAGCGCTTTCGAGAGCTGCATTGGTAAAGTCCCGTTCTTTTCGAAGGGATAATTCAAGCCCCCTTCTTTCTTCCATGTTTTCGACTAAGGCAATTGCGGCGATGACCCTTTCGTTATCATCTTTAATGGGAATCCCTGTTGCTGATATGTATACCTGTTCTCTAGAAATAGTGGATGTGTATGGGCCGGTATATTTGGGAAATTCACCCCTTAAAGTGCGTTTGAGCATTCCCCTGAGAATTGGATTGTACGAGGATAAGGCATTGAACCCGATGAGTTGGTCTCGTTTAACCTTTAAAAGATCAGCAAGATATTGGTTACAGTCAACAATTTTTCCTGTCCTATCGAAACATCCTATGCCTATTGGGGAGTGTTCAAAGATCATTCGATACCTTTCATAAGAGTTGATTAGGGCAAGTTCTGCCTCCTTTTTGCAAGTTACATCCTCTATAACTCCAAATAAAAAATCATCTCCATGTGAGGTATTCATTAGCGATCCACTCCAATGGGTCCATCTAAAGCCACCCTTATCATTTAATAATCGAAATGTTATATCTAACGGTTTGCTTTTTAAGAAAAAATTTTTGAGGTGTTTTATAGCATAGGTTCTATCTTCTGGATGGACATAGTTATAAATTAATTTGGTATCTAGATAAAATTCCTTTTGATGCCGTCCGGTCCATTCTTGGATTTTGGGAGAAATATAAGTAAGGATTGCTGTCTCAGGACCATGAACAGCTGTGAATGCAATAATTGGTATGTATTTCAAGATTTCTCGATGATTAGAATCCTTTATCGTTAAAAGGAGCAATTCTTTCGGTGGGTTTAGCCATTGTAGTTCAAATGTCAGGAAAAATTTTCCAGGCAACTGGCATTCATGGGGCACACATATTGTGATATTTCTAGGAAGGTCTCTGAGGTCGTTTTTTAACAAAAAATGTTCTATTTTTGGGAAAAGAGGGCCTAGATATTCCTTAATGTTTGCAGGTAGCGTTAAGCCTTTTGTGCCACAAATTGTACAAAATAGATTGTTAGTATAAATTACCTTATCAGCTTGTAGAACTGCGGCTGGTAAGCTTAGAGAATCAATTATATTAGACCATTGAGATAATGCTTCCATAGGGGACCGATCGACCAACATCAATTTTTATCTTTACTATCATAAAAAGAAAAAAAGTGCAATGAATAGATAAAAATGAGTTACAAAGATTAAATTTCCCTTTTTCTCCCCAAAAAACTGGGAGGAATTGAAGATATTTCGATTTTATTTAGTTGAAAAATATTATATTTATACTACATAGATCCCTTTAAAGGAGTAGAAAATGCGTATTTTACAGGAACTTGGGGCTCGATTCTTGAGTTTTATTGATGACCTTGGGGGAATGGCAATATTTTTTCTTATAGGTTTTACCAAGGCACTTACACCCCCGTTCCAGTTACAGAAGATTGTTAGTCAGTTGTATTTTATAGGTTCTAAGTCCCTTTTAATCATTTTCTTAGTGGGACTTTTTACGGGTATGGTCCTAGGACTTCAGGGATATTATACTTTGGTAAAATTTGGTTCAGAGGGACTTTTGGGTGCTGCTGTGGCCCTTTCGCTGATCCGAGAACTAGGACCAGCCTTAACGGCAATAATGGTAATAGGTAGAGCAGGCTCCTCAATGGCTGCTGAGATTGGTATAATGCGAATTTCTGAACAAATAGACGCTCTTGAGACTATGGATATAGACCCAATACGTTTTTTGTTTTCACCAAAACTGGTGGCCTCTATCATAAGTTTTCCAATCTTAACCGCTTTTTTTGACGTGATAGGAATAATTGGAGGTTATCTTACAGGTGTAGTCCTACTTGGGATAAACCGAGGAATATATTTTTATCGCATAGAAAATGCGGTTGAGTTGCAGGATGTGACTGGAGGTTTTATTAAGGCATTGGTATTTGGTGCCTTGGTTGCTGTGATTTGCTGTTACCAGGGATTTTATATGCATAAGAGACCAGGAGGATTTGGAGCAAAAGGAGTGAGCCTTGCAACCACTTCTTCTGTGGTAATATCTTGTGTGGTCGTGTTGATTGCGGATTATGTCTTAACCTCATTTTTACTTTAACCTAAGTCCTGTACGACAAAAGGGGGCAAAAATGAATTTTATATATTTTAACAGCCAGTTGCATGACTGTAAGCCAGTAAATAAAATTGACTTTTTCAGTGAATTGAACAGGCTATATTTTTTGCCCCCTTTTGATGCCTTTCGAGATAGGCGATTTTGCTCAGGTCTCTTCGTTGGCGGGGGCTTGAAGTACCTAAGAACGTTTGCCCCCTTCCGCCTTATTTTTTGGGTAAACTCGCCCATTGTAGGATTTAAGATTAAGAGTTAACGATGGCACAAAAAACACCGTTAATCGAATTTGTGGATGTGAAAAAGGCCTTTGGAGAAAAGGTTGTTTTAGATGGGGTATCATGCGCCTTTTATGAGGGTGAGATAACTACGATTATTGGTAAAAGTGGAGTAGGTAAAAGCGTTTTTTTGAAGCATATCGTGGGACTTTTAAAGCCTGATTCAGGCCAGATAAGAGTTAGGGGAGTGCCCTTATCAAAGATGGATCGTGAATCATTAAAGGCCTTTAAAAAAAGCATCAGCTACATGTTTCAAAGTAATGCCCTTTTTGATTCTATGACGATCTATGAAAATATAGCCTTGCCCTTAGTTGAAAGGAGGCAACTGACTAAGGCACAGATCGACGAAAAGGTACGCTCTAAGGTAGAGCAACTGGAATTGGGAGACGTGCTCAGCAAATATCCATCCCAGATTTCTGGAGGAATGCAAAAGAGGGTGGCCCTTGCTAGGGCATTAATAACAGATCCTAAGATAGTCCTTTTTGATGAACCTACAGCTGGCCTTGATCCACTTAGAAAAAATGCGGTTTTCAGTATGGTACATCATTATCAGAAGAGTTTTGGATTTACGGGTATTATTGTAAGCCACGATATCCCAGATGTGTTTTATATATCGGACAGAGTAGCTATTTTAGAAGGTGGGAAGATTATATTTCAGGGGTCTCCAATGGCATTGGAGCAAAGCCCAGATCCTACTGTAAAATTATTTATTGGTGGGGAAATGGGACTTATCGATGAATTAACTGGCCTCCTTACCCGAGCAGAGATGGAGTATAGAGTGAGGCATGAAATGGTTTTAAGGGAGGCTAGGGGAGTGCCTATGAAAATGGGGCTTTTTTCAGTGGGAAACCTTGAAGAGATTGATGAACACGTGGGACATATTGCAAGTCATAAGATATTTCAGTGTCTTGCCGGAGAACTTATTGAATTTTTTGGAAAAAATGTGGTTGCAGGCAGGTGCGGTCCCAGTGAAATATTAGTTTTATTTCCAATAACTGGAAATAAGTTCAGCGAAGGTTTTCTCAAGGAACTTTCGCAAAGGCTTAAGAAAAAGCCATTTTTGCAAAAAAATACCTACTCAAGAGTATGTAGAGATTTCAATATCCGAGGAGCTGTACGGGAATTCAGAGGAAAAAAATCGTTTGAGGAGATTATATGCAACCTCAGGGAGAGTCTAAAGGATATTGCTGCATTAAGGTGTAATAGGGAGAGCAATAATGAATAGATATAAAATAGAGACAGCAGTAGGGCTATTTGTTTTTATTGGAATAGTTTGCATTGCATACCTTACAATCAAACTTGGTAAGATGGAATTGATTGGATCGAATTATTATATTGTTTATGCCCAGTTTGATTCGGTTTCTGGTCTAAAGAAAGATAGTAACGTTGAAATAGCAGGGGTCCCCGTAGGGAGGGTATCTTCTATTAAGCTGGATCCGAAAGAGAAGATAGCAATTGTGGGGCTAAAAATTGCAAAAGACATCAAACTCGAGGATGATTGCATTGCCTCAATTAAAACCCGAGGCCTTATTGGAGATAAATTTGTAAAGATTATTCCTGGCGGTTCCGATACTTTTTTAAAACCAGGAGATACCATTGTAGATACTGAATCGGCTGTGGATATAGAGGACCTTATTGGAAAGTATGTTTTTGGAAATGTAGATAATACTAATGATAAGGAGTTACAATGAAAAGAAACAGCGTTATTTTACCAATAATATTACTAACAGTTGCATTAAATTTTGGAATAGCCTTTGCTAATAACTCTTTTAAGGGGCCTCAACAAGTCGTACAAACTGCTATCGATTCTGTAATAGAGACCCTCAAAAAGTATCCGTGTATAAACAAAGCAGATGCAAATTGTAAGAAACAAAAGGATAGAATCCATGAAATTGCGGGAAAATTTATAGATTTTGATCAGGTTGGAAAATTGGCATTAGGCCGTTTTAGGCGGCACTTTTCAAAGGAAGAATGGCAAGAATTTAAGATACTATTTCGAGAGTTACTAGAGAATACATATATGAAACGTCTTCAGGAATATTCTGGAGAAAAGATTGTCTTTGAAAGTGTAAGGCGACTTTCCGAAGTTAAGGCCCAGGTTGACACCAAGGTTATATCCAGCACAAAATCTATTCCTGTATCCTACAGACTTGTGAAAAGGGATGGTTGTTGGAAGGTCTATGACATCCTAGTAGAAGGTGTCAGCCTTCTAAAAAATTACAGACAGCAATTTACAAGTATTTTGCGTTCCAAGAAGCCTGCTTATTTAAACAAACTTCTTGAACGCAAAGTGGCTTCCCTTGAAAAGGGAGATGGAGGTGAGTAATGAGGAAGTTTGTTGTATTTGTTGGATTATTTTTTTTATCCCTGGGACAAGTTGTGAATTCTGTAGCTGGAACTGTTGAAACTGGTATTTATAATGACGTGGACTCTGAAGGATTTGAGGAATATGAAGGAGATCAGATTGAGCAAATAAGTGATCCGTTAGAAGGATTTAATAGAGCTGTTTTTACCTTTAATGATAGACTCTACTTTTGGGTGTTAAAGCCAGTTTCAGTTGGCTATGGCAAAGTAGTTCCTGAGATTGTGAGGCGTGGAGTCAAGAATTTCTTTTATAATTTGAATTATCCAATGAGATTTGTGGGAGCTGTCACCCAGTTGAAGGCAAAAAAGGCAGCTATGGAGACATTTAGATTCTTGACGAATACTGTCTTTGGTCTTGGAGGGCTAATAGATTATTCTGGTGTGTTTCCCGATTTCAAAGTATCTGAAGAAGATACTGGACAGACCCTTGGATACTATGGTGTTGGAAATGGAATTTATATTGTATGGCCATTCCTCGGGCCAATGAGCCTTAGAGATACTCTTGGATTCTCAATAGATTATTTCTTGCAACCAGTAAGTTATATAAACCCAATTTACTTGTCATTCGGTGTTCGTTCCTATGAGGTTGTAAATAAGACTAGTTTTGAGATTGGTGACTATGAGGCAATTAAAAAGTCTTCTTTAGATCCCTATATTGCAATTAGAGATGCCTATTTACAGTACAGGGCCTCTCAAGTTGCGAAATAGGGTTCTTGGTCGTAATGTCGCAGCTATAGACACCTCTGACGGAGACATAGACATTTTCCACTCTGGCATATGCCAGAGTGGGAAAATATTTTAATGGTCTTCGTAGGCCTGGGTCAGGCTATTGAGATTAGTTCGAAATTTGGACCTGCAAGGGGCTCAAAATTTTAATGAATCTCTTAAGTTATCACGAAGTTGAAGCAAATAGTACCGTCTGCACTCCTTCCGCATCATAAATTTTTGGCAAAATTGCGAACTGCATAATTTGGGATTATTAGATAAAATTATAATTTGTTCTTGGATTTATGAAACTCCAAGGGGTATGATGTATTTTGAACTAGATGGGTTCTCTGGAGTACTGGTGTAAAATATGTTGATATTTCAACTTGATTCATTATCATTTAAAAAAAGTAGGTAGGGGGACGGGTAATGAAGGTCATTCAGATTAGAGAAAAGGCCAAGGCTCTTAAGGTGAAAAATTATTCTCGAATGAGAAAAGTTGACCTTATTAGGGCAGTCCAGCTTGCAGAAGGTAATACTGATTGTTTTAAAAGGATCAATGAATGTGGACAAATGGATTGCCTATGGCGTAGTGACTGCCAGGAAGACAACACTTAAATAGTTTTTTCGTCTTCTTTGGTCTTTGGCAAGAGATTGATTAGTGCCTACAATTTAAATGGGCTATTGGGGTCATTCTCATATCGAATTTCATCCACTGGACCTCTTTTGCCTTCACCTGCATATAGCTTGTTAGGAGCATTGAAAACAAGGCCAGGGCCGGGGCCTATTGATTTATAACCGTGAACCACCCCTGGCGGTACGATTATCATCTTAGGAGAGTCTTGGCCTGCAAAGATTATCTGTCTGGTCATGTATGTTTCTGAGTGAGATCTATTGTCCCAAAGCACCACCTTGAAATTTCCGGGTCCTATAAAGCAAAAGATATCAGTCTGTTCTTTATGTGCATGTGGCCCCCTTGTAATCCCAGGATTTGTCATGGAGGCATAGGCCATCTGGGGATGAATTTCGTAATAGAGCTCGTCATGTCTATAAAGCTCACAGAGCCATCCCCTCTCATCTAAAAATTTTTTTAGATCTCTTACTATTACTCCATCTATAATTCCGTCAATAAAACTGTTCTTCTCCATTTCTTATACCTCTACTAGTGAGTGATCTCCGATCATTAGTTGCAGGGCTGATACTAGACCTGCTGCCTTTTTTACTTTTGCGTGGCGTCCTATCAAGCTATCTTCAAGACGCTCTATATTTTCTACTATAGCATTTGAAAGGATAACAGTGTGTTGGACTACTGACCGT
This is a stretch of genomic DNA from Dissulfuribacter thermophilus. It encodes these proteins:
- a CDS encoding Rho termination factor N-terminal domain-containing protein — its product is MKVIQIREKAKALKVKNYSRMRKVDLIRAVQLAEGNTDCFKRINECGQMDCLWRSDCQEDNT
- the mlaD gene encoding outer membrane lipid asymmetry maintenance protein MlaD; translation: MNRYKIETAVGLFVFIGIVCIAYLTIKLGKMELIGSNYYIVYAQFDSVSGLKKDSNVEIAGVPVGRVSSIKLDPKEKIAIVGLKIAKDIKLEDDCIASIKTRGLIGDKFVKIIPGGSDTFLKPGDTIVDTESAVDIEDLIGKYVFGNVDNTNDKELQ
- a CDS encoding dTDP-4-dehydrorhamnose 3,5-epimerase family protein → MEKNSFIDGIIDGVIVRDLKKFLDERGWLCELYRHDELYYEIHPQMAYASMTNPGITRGPHAHKEQTDIFCFIGPGNFKVVLWDNRSHSETYMTRQIIFAGQDSPKMIIVPPGVVHGYKSIGPGPGLVFNAPNKLYAGEGKRGPVDEIRYENDPNSPFKL
- a CDS encoding ATP-binding cassette domain-containing protein, translated to MAQKTPLIEFVDVKKAFGEKVVLDGVSCAFYEGEITTIIGKSGVGKSVFLKHIVGLLKPDSGQIRVRGVPLSKMDRESLKAFKKSISYMFQSNALFDSMTIYENIALPLVERRQLTKAQIDEKVRSKVEQLELGDVLSKYPSQISGGMQKRVALARALITDPKIVLFDEPTAGLDPLRKNAVFSMVHHYQKSFGFTGIIVSHDIPDVFYISDRVAILEGGKIIFQGSPMALEQSPDPTVKLFIGGEMGLIDELTGLLTRAEMEYRVRHEMVLREARGVPMKMGLFSVGNLEEIDEHVGHIASHKIFQCLAGELIEFFGKNVVAGRCGPSEILVLFPITGNKFSEGFLKELSQRLKKKPFLQKNTYSRVCRDFNIRGAVREFRGKKSFEEIICNLRESLKDIAALRCNRESNNE
- a CDS encoding MlaE family ABC transporter permease; its protein translation is MRILQELGARFLSFIDDLGGMAIFFLIGFTKALTPPFQLQKIVSQLYFIGSKSLLIIFLVGLFTGMVLGLQGYYTLVKFGSEGLLGAAVALSLIRELGPALTAIMVIGRAGSSMAAEIGIMRISEQIDALETMDIDPIRFLFSPKLVASIISFPILTAFFDVIGIIGGYLTGVVLLGINRGIYFYRIENAVELQDVTGGFIKALVFGALVAVICCYQGFYMHKRPGGFGAKGVSLATTSSVVISCVVVLIADYVLTSFLL
- a CDS encoding MlaA family lipoprotein; this translates as MRKFVVFVGLFFLSLGQVVNSVAGTVETGIYNDVDSEGFEEYEGDQIEQISDPLEGFNRAVFTFNDRLYFWVLKPVSVGYGKVVPEIVRRGVKNFFYNLNYPMRFVGAVTQLKAKKAAMETFRFLTNTVFGLGGLIDYSGVFPDFKVSEEDTGQTLGYYGVGNGIYIVWPFLGPMSLRDTLGFSIDYFLQPVSYINPIYLSFGVRSYEVVNKTSFEIGDYEAIKKSSLDPYIAIRDAYLQYRASQVAK
- a CDS encoding MlaC/ttg2D family ABC transporter substrate-binding protein, with the translated sequence MKRNSVILPIILLTVALNFGIAFANNSFKGPQQVVQTAIDSVIETLKKYPCINKADANCKKQKDRIHEIAGKFIDFDQVGKLALGRFRRHFSKEEWQEFKILFRELLENTYMKRLQEYSGEKIVFESVRRLSEVKAQVDTKVISSTKSIPVSYRLVKRDGCWKVYDILVEGVSLLKNYRQQFTSILRSKKPAYLNKLLERKVASLEKGDGGE